In Ruminiclostridium josui JCM 17888, the genomic window CATGAAATGGCGGGATCAAGCCCTGTTTTTTCCCGAAGCACCTGCGCCCTTTGGTTGGTTTCGCTGCCGACCCTGCCTGCAATCTCCGCTTCTCTGCAAAGTTCCGAGGCAAAGGTGTCAAGTTGGCTCTTGGCGATGTAGACCGGAAATACCTTGACGGCAAGAGCAATGACAAGCATGGCGCAAAGTACCAGTATCGCCACATCGATGTAGCCCTCACCGCCCTTACAATGCAATAGTTTTTTTAGCACCTCAAATCCCCTCCCTAAAACATCCCGCCGAGGGACTTGATGATCTCATAGCCGATGATGGCGAGATAGGTAAACAGGAAGCACATCAGCATGATGAAGGAGAAAATCCGGATTTTGGGCGGTATCTTCTGCGCCTCACCCTTGAGTCTTTGCAACTCCAGCACCTTAAAATCATGGGCGAGCATCTGAAAATAGATTGCGCCGTCATCGCCGCGCAGCACACCAATGAGTCCGCGCACTACATCAGAGAGTTGCGGTGAATTGAGCCTTGCCTCGAACCGCGTGAGCGCCGCCTCATAACTCGAGGAGCGCATGTCTGCAGTCACTATGTCCAGTTCACTTGCAAAAGCAGCGCCTGCATTTTTCTTAAAATTCTCCAGAATGGACAGCACATCGCGGCTGCTTTTCAGCGACTGTTCGATGGTCGCCACGAACCTTGGCAGCTCGCTTTCGATCTGCTCTCGTTTTACCTTCAGCTGCTCATCCGCTTTTCTGGTTTCCTTGAAATAGACCAGCACGGCGAGGAGCACCATCACCGGGGAAAGCAGCGGGAACAAGAACAGGCAGGGTATCACGCCAAGGAGGATCGCTCCTGCTTTGACGAAGGCATACGCAAGGTAAACCTCCGGTGTCATACTGATGCCAGCCGCTTTGAGGACGTTGGACATGCGGCTTTTGCGGTACTCATCCAGGCGAATAAATCTTGACAGCCTGACAGCGCCGGACATGAAATACGCATCCACGGTTTTGGCAGCCTTTTTGTCCTGCTTACCGGCACTGAGCATGGCCTTGGCTGCTCCCATGGTCGGCAGCTTGAGCACATCCGCGAGAATAAAAAACAGCCCTGCTGCAAGCAGGACTGCAAATAAAAATAACAGTAACAACATGTATGCTACCTCCTGTACTCAATGGGCTTGGTGAGCTTAATAACAAAGGCGGTGGAAATAAAAATTGCCGCCGCACAGATGGCAAGGATAAGCTGCCCAACAAAAGTGTGCATTAACGTGTTATACCAAGACTTATTGAGGAAATACATCAGGGGAATGTTGCCGATAACAAGGAGCGCCATGATGATGAATTCCTTGCGAGGCTCGAACACGAGATATTCCAACTCCGCGTTGACGATCCGCATATCGGAGAGCTTGCTGACAATGGGTGTAAGCGTTGTCTTGAGGCTCCGGTCATACTGGCATGCGGTAATGGCATCACACCACTCGCGGAACACTTCGTTGTCAATCTTGGTCTTCATAGTTTTCAGTGCCGCATCCACATCGGGATTGATGAGCCTCACCTGGGTCAGAAACCCGGCAAATATATTGCGCACCGGCGGGTTTAAGTATTGCATATTTTCCTCCACGGCGGTCACAATGTCCTCGTTTCGCAGGTAAGCCGTGGTGATGATGGACAGCGCCGTTTCCAACTCTGCAGCAATATTCTTCTTGTAGTGGGTAACAGTCAGCTTGATATACCAAAACGGCAGGAACATCAGGCCCAGCGCAAGGACAGGGACGAGGAACACATTCTGCAGCAGAATGGCAATACTTACGCCTATAGCGGACAACAAGAGCGAACAGGCACAGATCAGGGAGAAGCGGCTGCTTCGTCCGGTCAGCGCGAGAATTTCCTGCGCTTCTATAATCTCCCTGCGGAGGAAGGAAGGGCGCTTGCGCTTGGTGGCCTCGTTGATTTCATCCTTGATGCTTTTGGGTCTTTTAATCAAAAAGCCAAACAGGCCGTCCGTGAACGCTATGGGCGAGATTCCAAGCAAGATAAAAGCACCGGCAATCATGCCGATACAGGCGATGAGCTGAATAAAAGTCATTTTTCAATCACTTCCTCTTTTTCTCATTTAATTCGCTGGAGGATGAACTGCGTTTGAAGCGGTTGCAACAGAAAGATTCTGTGCCGGATCATCCTGCCCTTTCGTAATTTTCTTTAGTGTCTCCTGCGGCATGCCGTTTTCCAGGAAGCGCTTCTGCAGGCTCTTGGAGATGGTATTCTCCTTCCGATGGCTACCGCTTATGATGAAACGGTCGCCTTCCATGCGGCTCTCCGTGATGTGGAACCGGTATAAGGTGCGGAAGTTGCGTGTGCCGTCAGGCAGGATTTCACACTCCATGATTTC contains:
- a CDS encoding DUF4320 family protein; translated protein: MLKKLLHCKGGEGYIDVAILVLCAMLVIALAVKVFPVYIAKSQLDTFASELCREAEIAGRVGSETNQRAQVLREKTGLDPAISWSKTGKIQLNEEFTVTVSMQTDIGLFGGFGSFPITLTAQATGKSEVYWKK
- a CDS encoding type II secretion system F family protein translates to MTFIQLIACIGMIAGAFILLGISPIAFTDGLFGFLIKRPKSIKDEINEATKRKRPSFLRREIIEAQEILALTGRSSRFSLICACSLLLSAIGVSIAILLQNVFLVPVLALGLMFLPFWYIKLTVTHYKKNIAAELETALSIITTAYLRNEDIVTAVEENMQYLNPPVRNIFAGFLTQVRLINPDVDAALKTMKTKIDNEVFREWCDAITACQYDRSLKTTLTPIVSKLSDMRIVNAELEYLVFEPRKEFIIMALLVIGNIPLMYFLNKSWYNTLMHTFVGQLILAICAAAIFISTAFVIKLTKPIEYRR